From Cricetulus griseus strain 17A/GY chromosome 1 unlocalized genomic scaffold, alternate assembly CriGri-PICRH-1.0 chr1_0, whole genome shotgun sequence, a single genomic window includes:
- the LOC103162714 gene encoding peptidyl-prolyl cis-trans isomerase F, mitochondrial-like, with the protein MNTTPPEPARVDLGADRQPLGCVVLELKADVVPKTAENFRALCTSEKGFGYKGSTFHRVIPSFMCQAGDFTNHNGTGGKSIYRSHFPDENFTLKHVGPGVLSVGKTGLNTNGSQFFICTVNMDWLDGKLVVFGQVKEGMDVVKKIESFGSKSGKTSKKIVIIDCGQLSYVLAKVLGE; encoded by the coding sequence CTACTCCTCCCGAACCCGCTCGTGTGGACTTGGGCGCTGACCGGCAGCCGCTCGGCTGCGTGGTGCTGGAGCTAAAGGCAGATGTTGTGCCAAAGACAGCAGAGAACTTCAGAGCCCTGTGCACTAGTGAGAAGGGCTTCGGCTACAAAGGCTCCACCTTCCACAGGGTGATCCCATCCTTCATGTGCCAGGCTGGCGACTTCACCAACCACAATGGCACAGGAGGGAAGTCCATCTACAGAAGCCACTTTCCTGATGAGAACTTCACACTGAAGCACGTGGGACCAGGTGTCCTGTCCGTGGGGAAGACAGGCCTCAACACCAATGGCTCTCAGTTCTTTATCTGCACAGTAAACATGGACTGGCTGGATGGCAAGCTTGTTGTGTTCGGCCAAGTCAAAGAGGGCATGGATGTTGTGAAGAAAATAGAATCTTTCGGCTCAAAAAGTGGGAAGACATCTAAGAAGATTGTCATTATTGACTGTGGCCAGTTGAGCTACGTGCTAGCCAAGGTGCTAGGAGAGTAG